A region of the Nocardia asteroides genome:
CTCTTCTCCAGCTCGGGGCCGGCGCCCTCGGGAACCTCGATCGCGTTGATCTTCACAACAGCCATGCGTCCAAGCTAGCGGCTGACGCCCAGCAGATGCTCGGTGCCTCGTATTGTCGAACCGATGTTGCACGACGAAGGCGGAGCAGGCGCGCCGATCCTGCTGCTGCACGGACTGATGGGCAGCGCCCGCACTTGGCGCGATCACCTGGGCTGGCTGCGCGAATACGGTCACGTCTACACCTTCGACGCCGCCGGGCACGGCAGGGCGGCGCCTGCGGAACTGACGACCGAGGCATTCGTCGCCGACCTCGCCGCGGGCACCGCCGCGATCACCGAGCCGATGGTGGTGATCGGACATTCGATGGGCGCGCTGCACGGCTGGGTGTTCGCCGCGACGCACCCGGACCGGGTCCGGGCGCTGGTGATCGAGGACATCGCGCCGGATTTCACCGGACGCACCGCCGCCGGATGGGCGGCGATGATCGAGGCGTGGCCGCAGCCGTTTCCCGACGACGAGGCCGTGCTGGCCTTCTTCGGCCCGGTCGCCGGGCGGTACTTCCTGAACTCGTTCCAGCGCGGGCCGCGGGGATACCGGCTGCACGGTTCGGTCGCGACCTTCCGCGACATCTCCGAGGAGTGGGGTACGCGCGACTTCTGGCCGCAATGGCATGCGGTGCGAGTGCCCGCCTTGCTGCTGGAAGGCGAGCACAGCATCACTCCGCCGGGACAGATGCGGCAGATGGCCGCCGCGCATCCAGGCGCCGACTACGTCCTGGTCCCCGGCGCGGGACACCTCGTGCACGACGACCAACCGGAGTTCTACCGGGCCGAGGTCGAGCGGTTCCTGCGGCGCGTGCTCGGCGGCTAGGGGCGAAGCGACCGGCGACGAGTAGTTCGGCCGCGGGGCTGCGGCCGAACCGGCTCGCGGGCGGTTCCAGCTCAGCTGTTCGCCGCGGGGTTGCCGCCCTCGCCCGCCAAGGCGAACAAGCCGTCGGGCGTCTGTTCGATCAGGCCGTCCACCAGCAACGAGTCCAGCGCGCGGTCGCGCTGGCCCGGGTCGCGAGTCCAGGCCAGGTCCAGACGCATCCGCTCCACCGGTCCGGTGGCGTGGCGCAGGACGTCCAGCAGGCGACCGCGTGCTTGGCGGTCGGTGCCCTCGTATTTCTGGGTGCGGCGGACCACCTCGCTCACCGGCCTGCCAGCGGTGACCCACGCGCAGCTCGGCAGCGGGCAGCGCGAGCAATCGGGGGTGCGGGCGGTGCACACGGTCGCGCCCAGTTCCATCAGGGCCGCGGAGAACACGGCGGCGCGGTCGACCTGGAGCGGCAGCAGCGCTTCGGTTTCCGGCAGGTCCCGGGAGGACGGGCTGCCCGCTTCCGCGCGGCCGTGCACCGCCCTGGCAACCACACGGCGGACGTTGGTGTCCACCACCGGAACCCGTTGACCATAGGCGAAACAGGCGACGGCGCGCGCGGTGTAAGCGCCGATCCCCGGCAGATCGAGCAGCACGTCCACGTCGGCGGGCACTTCGTCACCGTGCTCGGCCGCCAGCACCCTGGCGCACTCGTGCAGCCGCAGCGCTCGACGTGGATAGCCCAGCTTGCCCCAGGCGCGCAGCACCTCCGCCTGTGCGGAGGCGGCCATCGCCGAGGGGACCGGCCAGCGTGCCACCCACTCCCGCCAGATCGGCTCGACCCGCACGACCGGGGTCTGCTGCAGCATGATCTCGCTCATCAGGATCTGCCACGCGGTGACGCCGGGCCGCCGCCACGGCAGATCACGCGCGGTCTCCCCGTACCAGTCCAGCAACGTGTCCGCGTCGATGCCCTTCGGCACGCCCTTCCGCACTGCCCTCACTATTCCTGTCCTACTGCCGCCAGGCGGTATTTGCCCACCTGTAACCAATCGAACTCGCTGGTAACGCAAGTGTTGTGCACAATGGTCGGTATGCCGGATTCCAACCCGATCAGTGCCTGGAAGTCCTTGCGTGAAGGCAACGAGCGTTTCGTCAGCGGTGCGCTGCTGCATCCTAGCCAGGGTGCCGCGCACCGGGCCAAGCTCGTCAGCGGCCAGCATCCGCAAGCGATCTTGTTCGGTTGCGGCGACTCCAGGGTCGCCGCCGAATTGATCTTCGACCAGGGCCTCGGCGACATGTTCGTGGTGCGCACCGCGGGCCATGTGGTCGACAGCTCGGTCCTCGGTTCGATCGAGTACGGGGTGCAGGTGCTCAACGTGCCGCTCATCGTAGTGCTCGGGCACGACAGTTGCGGAGCCGTGAAGGCCACCATCGACGCGCTGGACGGCGGCGAGGTGCCGGGCGGGTTCATCCGCAGCGTGGTCGAGCGGGTCACGCCGTCCATTCTGATCGGACGACGCGAAGGCCTGTCCACCGTCGACGAGATCGAGGCCAGGCACGTCGTGGAGACCAGCCGCCTGCTCATGCAGCGGTCGATGATCATCTCCCAGGCGGTGGCGACCGGTGAGTGCGCCATCGCCTCCGTCACCTACAAGCTGGCCGAGGGCAAAGTGCAGCTGCACCGCGTCGTGGGCAACATCGGCGAGGAGGTCTGACCGGCGGCGCGCCCGCGATTCGCCCAGCGTGCCGGCGGAATGTACTCGTCGCTGCTGGGGGCGGGTGGCCGACACGCCGTGCCCCTGAGACGATGCGCCCGATTCTGCCCTTACCGTTGAGGCGTGCTGGAACCGAATGGACCGCTGCCACCGGAGATCTATTGGCGTCGCCGCGCGTTCGCCATCGGAGTTCTGGTGGTCGCGCTGGCGCTGGTGATCTGGGTCGTGCTCGCGGTCGCGCGCGGCGGTGACTCGCCCGGTGACACCAAGTCCGCCGGGTCCAGCTCGGTCGTGGCCAAGCCCGCCGACGCGGCGGCCAAGCCGTCGGGGGATTCCGGCGCGGCGAAGTCCTCCGCGGCGAGCACCAGCGCCGCGGCGGCGGGCCCTTGCCCGGACCAGTCGCTGGCGATCAAGGTGACCGTCGAGCAGCCCACCTACAAGACCGGTGAGCAGCCGGTGTTCGGCATCGTCATCACCAACATCTCGTCGGTGGCGTGCACCCGCGACATGGGCTCGGGTCTGCAACAGGTTTCGGTGCACACGCTCGACGGCCAGCGGCGCCTGTGGTCGAGCACCGACTGCTACCCCGACGGGCAGCCCGACGTCCGCACGATGAATCGCGGTGAGCAGGCGGCGTTCACGGTGACCTGGTCGGGCTCTACTTCCCAGCCCAATTGCGCGGGCGAGCGTGTCCAGGTCCCGCCGGGGGCCTACAACGTCGTTGCGCAACTGGGGTCGGTACGCAGTGCGGCCGAGCCGTTCAACATCGCCTGAGTCGTCTCGGTTCCAGCGGCTACGACGCTGGGTGTTCGGAATGGCTCATGATGGTGACGTGCCCGGCAGCCGGTCGAATCAGCTGGCGGCCTCTTCCGGGGCGGCGCGGAGTTTGCGTAGACCGGCTATGCGGATGGCGGAGCGGAGGTCGGTGACCTCGTGGATTCTCATGGTGCTTTTCACCGGGGTGAGTCCGGGAGGCACCAAGGCGGTGGTGAAGCCCAGGCGTTCGGCTTCGGCGAGTCGGCGGTTGAGGCCGGTCACCTTGCGGACCTCGCCCGCGAGTCCGACCTCGCCCAGGATCACCCAGCCCGGCGGAATCGCGACGTCGGACTCCGCGCTGGCGATGGCGAGCGCGATGGCCAGGTCGGCCGACGGCTCGACCAGCCGCATACCGCCGACCGTCGCGGCGTAGACGTCGCTCTTGCCGAGGAATACCCGGCCACGGCTCTGCAGGACCGCAAGCACCATGGCGACCCGGTTGTAGTCCAGTCCGCTCACCGCGCGCCGCGGCTGCGGTATCTCGGTCTTCACGGTCAGGCCCTGCACCTCGCCGACCAGCGGGCGCTTGCCGTCCATCGCGACGGTCACCGCCGTGCCGGGCACCGAATCCGTCCGGTGGTGCAGGAACAGGCCGGACGGGTCGTCGACACAGGCGATGCCGTCCTCGTGCAGCTCGAAGCAACCCACCTCGTCGGCGCTGCCGAAGCGGTTTTTGATGCCGCGCACCATGCGCAGCGTGGAGTTCTTGTCGCCTTCGAAGTGCAGGACGACGTCGACCAAGTGCTCGAGCGTGCGCGGGCCCGCCACGCTGCCGTCCTTGGTGACGTGCCCGACCAGCAGCACCGCGATCCCGCTGGCCTTGGCCAGCGAGGTCAGCGCGGCGGTCACCTCGCGTACTTGGGTGACACCGCCGATCACGCCGTCCACCTGCGGGGCGAGCATGGTCTGGACCGAGTCGACCACCAGCAAGGTCGGACGCACCTGCTCGACGTGTCCGAGCACGATCGACAGATCCGATTCGGACGCCAGATAGACCCGGTCGTGCACCGCGCCGGTGCGATCGGCCCGCAACCGGACCTGCCCCGCCGACTCCTCCGCGGTGACGTACAGCGCCTTCTCGTCACGCTGGGCCGCCCAGCGATGCGCCACCTCGAGCAGCAGCGTCGACTTGCCCACCCCCGGCTCGCCGGACAGCAGCACCACGGAGCCGGGCACGACCCCGCCGCCGAGCACTCGGTCCAGCTCGGTGACGCCCGTCGGCCTGGCTCTGGTGACCTTCGAGTCGATCTGGGAGATAGGCGCGGCCGCGGTGCTCGGCAACATCGCCTTGCGTCCCGGTGAACCGACCGCGCCCGCCCCGACGACTACTTCGTCGACGGTGCCCCATGCGCCGCACTCAGGGCACTTGCCGACCCACTTGGCGACTTCATGGGAGCAGGCGGAGCAGCGGAAGGTCGGCTTGGTCTTGGCCACACCGGCACCATACGCACCGCCGCTGACAGTGTTCGTCTTCCAGCGACTGCGCCGGGACTCAGTGACCGCCGCCGTGTCCGGCTTCGGCCGGGCCGGACTTGTCGGACTGGTGGCGCTCGGTGTGCAGCCCCGCGTCGACGGGGACCTGGACCTGGACGGTGCCGTTCTGCTTGAAGTTGAACGAGACGTTGTAGGTCAGGCCGGGAGTGATGTCCCTGGTCAGGCCGGTGATCTCGATCATGATCGGCTCGGCCTCGGGGTCGGCGGCGGGCTGGGAGCCGTGCGCGTCCGAACCGTGCGAATCGGCGGTGGTGGTCGGCGCGGTGGTGGTCGGCGCGGCGGGGCGCGCAGTGGTGGTGGGTGCTCCGGCGGTGGTGGTCGGCGCTGCGGTGGTGGTCGGCGCGGCCTCGCGCTTGACCGGGTGATCGGCTGCGACGACGGTCTGCTGGGGGGCGATCTCGACGACGGACTTGCCGGCGGCCGAGGTGATCTTGACGGTGCCGAGGTCGGTGGTGATGCTGGTCAGCTCGTCGCGAACGGACTCGCTGTTGTTGATGACCGACAGCGCGATGAGCGCCTTGCCGCCCTTCGCGTTGTTGTAACCGGTGCCCTCGGCCGGGTACACGATGTGCACGTTGCGCAGCGCGATGCGGCCGACGTCGGCGTAATTGCCGTTCACGGCGGCGACCTGGTCGGCGGTCTGCGAGATCTGGCCCGCGCCGCAGCCGGACAGCGCGATCGCCGCTCCGGCGGCGAGTGCGGCAACCGTCACCATGCGACGTCGCGCCCCCTTCGGGGCGGTCACAGCTTTCAGGGCAGTCACGGGTTGTCCCTCCATGTCGACCGGGCTCTGCTCCGCGCGGGAGCGTAGTAACTAGGCAGCGTAGTAGTTCCCTCGGCGGCGCGGGCGCGGGGGCTGTGTCAACTCCACCTCCGGTGGCTGGTCGACTCAGCCACCGGCGGCTGGCCGACTCCGCCTCCGGTGGCGTGCGCGGGACATCCTGAGCGCGGCGGCGTGCGGCAGGGCAGGGGAGCGGTCCCCGACACTCGGCGCTTCGATAACAGTTCGGTCGAGGTTCGGGAGATTGCCACGAAGGTGCCGGGCCACCACGGGCGGGCGACGCCGGTAGAGCCGGGAGATAACTCGTTCCGGCACAACGTAATGCACACCGCCTGGCATCTGTCAAGCCCCGCGGTTGCCTCGTTGTGGCCCTGACCTGCACAGTTGATCGCGCCGTTATCGAGTCGCATGTTAAACTGTGAACATCGAAAGGGGCACGGGACACATGATTTTTAAGGTCGGAGACACCGTCGTTTACCCCCACCACGGAGCGGCGCTGATCGAAGCAATCGAGACTCGCACCATCAAGGGTGAGCAAAAAGAGTATCTGGTCCTGAAGGTCGCCCAAGGCGATCTCACTGTTCGGGTTCCCGCGGAGAACGCCGAATACGTCGGCGTGCGTGACGTCGTGGGTCAGGAGGGTCTCGATCGGGTCTTCCAGGTGCTTCGTGCGCCGCATACGGAGGAGCCGACCAACTGGTCCCGCCGCTACAAGGCCAACCTGGAGAAGCTCGCCTCCGGCGATGTGAACAAGGTGGCCGAGGTCGTTCGCGATCTGTGGCGCCGGGAGCAGGACCGCGGCCTCTCCGCGGGTGAGAAGCGCATGCTGGCCAAGGCTCGGCAGATCCTGGTCGGTGAGCTCGCGCTGGCCGAAGGCACCGATGACGGCAAGGCTGAGACCCTGCTCGATGAGGTCCTCGCAGCGGCTTCCTGACCGTGAACACACCTGACAACGGTGTCCGTTCCACCGACGGACCCGTCGTTGCTCTGGTGCCTGCCGCCGGCCGTGGCGTGCGTCTGGGTGAATCGAAACCCAAGGCGTTCGTCGCGGTCGGCGGCACACCCATGGTCCGGCTCGCCGTCGAAGGCTTGATCGCCTCCGGCGTGGTCGACCGGATCATCGTGATGGTTCCCACCGAACTCGTCGACAGCGCCGTTGCCCTGCTGCCGCCCTCGGATTCGGTGCAGGTGGTCGTCGGCGGCGCCGAACGCATCGACTCGGTGCGAGCGGGTCTCGCCGCCGCGCCCGACGCCGCCTACTTCTTGGTGCACGACGCCGCCCGCGCCCTCACGCCGCCCGAGCTCATCGCTCGCGTCGCGGCGGAGTTGCGTGCGGGCCGTCCTGCCGTGGTTCCCGGGCTTCCGGTAGCCGACACCATCAAGTCCGTCGACGCGGCCGGTGCGGTCACCGGCACTCCCGACCGCGCCCGGTTGCGCGCCATCCAGACGCCGCAGGGTTTCGCGGCCGATCTGCTGCGCTCGGCCTACGCGACCGAGGGCATCCAGGCCACCGATGACGCGGGGCTGGTGGAGCGGCTCGGTGTCGGAGTCCACACGATTGCCGGCGACCCGCTGGCCTTCAAGATCACCACTCCGCTCGACCTCCGGCTCGCCGACGCGGTGCTCGACGGTGCGAGCGTCGGACGGGCGGTGACGCCGTGACCATGCGCGTCGGCATCGGCAGCGACGTCCATCCGATCGAAGCGGGCCGGCCCTGCTGGATGGCCGGTCTGCTGTTCGACGGTGACGACGGCTGCGCGGGTCATTCGGACGGTGACGTCGCCGCGCACGCGCTGTGCGACGCGCTGCTGTCCGCGGCGGGCCTCGGCGATGTCGGCGCGGTGTTCGGCACCGGACGCCCGGAATGGGCGGGTGTCTCCGGCGCGGCCATGCTGAAGGAAGTGCGCAGGCTGCTGGGCGAAGCGGGCTTCGAAGTGGTCAACGCCGCGGTGCAGGTGATCGGCAATCGTCCCAAGATCGGGCCCCGGCGCGCCGAAGCGCAAAAGGTGCTCGGCGAGCTGCTCGATGCCCCTGTTTCGGTGTCCGGCACCACCACCGACGGCCTCGGTCTGACCGGCCGCGGCGAGGGCGTCGCCGCTGTGGCGACGGCCCTGCTGCAAGCCTGTCGTTGATCCTGCTCCGGCGGACCCGAGCCCGTCCGTGAACGACCGTATACACCAGCTAGGATCGACTGCCGTGACGCTGCGCCTCTTTGACACCGACACGCGGACCGTGCGCGATTTCGCGCCCTTGGTCCCCGGCCGTGCGTCGGTGTACCTCTGTGGCGCCACCGTGCAGGGTGAACCGCACATCGGCCATGTGCGCAGCGGAGTCGCGTTCGATGTGCTGCGACGCTGGTTGCTGGCGCACGACTTCGACGTCTGGTTCATCCGCAATGTCACCGATATCGAGGACAAGATCCTGACCAAGGCCGCCGAGGCGGGCAGGCCGTGGTGGGAGTGGGCCGCCACGCACGAGCGCGCCTTCGACCGCGCCTACGAACGGCTCGGCGTGCTGCCACCGTCCGCGGAGCCCCGTGCCACCGGCCACATCACCCAGATGGTCGAGATGATGCGGCGGCTGATCGACCGCGGTCACGCCTACGCCTCCGCGGGGAATGTCTACTTCGACGTGGTCAGCTTTCCCGACTACGGCAAGCTGTCGGGCCACCGGCTCGATGACGTGCACCAAGGTGAGAGCGCGGGCGAGGGCAAACGCGACCCCCGCGACTTCACCCTGTGGAAGGCGGCCAAGCCGGGCGAGCCCAGCTGGCCGTCGCCGTGGGGCCCCGGCCGCCCCGGCTGGCACCTGGAGTGCTCCGCGATGGCCGGGTTCTATCTCGGCCCGGAATTCGACATCCACTGCGGTGGCATGGACCTGGTGTTCCCACACCACGAGAACGAGATCGCCCAGTCTAAGGGCGCGGGCGACGGATTCGCCAGGTACTGGCTACACAACGGCTGGGTGACCATGGGCGGGGAGAAGATGTCCAAATCACTGGGCAACGTGCTCTCCGTGCCGAACGTCCTGAAGCAGGTGCGTGCCGTCGAGCTGCGGTTCTACCTCGGCAGCGCGCACTACCGCTCGATGCTGGAGTACTCCGACAAGGCGCTGCACGACGCGGCGCAGTCCTATCAGCGCATCGAGGCGTTCGTGAACCGGGTGGTGGACCGGGCCGGCGAGATTCCGGTCGGCAAGTGGACCGACGCGTTCGCCGCCGCCCTCGACGACGACCTCGCGGTGCCCAAGGCCCTGGCGGAGATCCACCGCGCCGTGCACGAGGGCAACAAGGCGTTGGAGGTCGGCGCGATCGACTTCGCGCGCGATCTGGCGAGCCAGGTGCGCGCCATGCTCGGTGTCCTCGGTGTCGACCCGCTCGACCCGCACTGGTACGCCCCGAGCGATTCCTCCGCCGCGCTCGACGCGCTGGACGTGCTGGTGCGCGCGGAACTCGACCGCCGTCAGGAGGCCCGGGCCACCAAGGACTGGTCGACCGCCGACGCCGTGCGCGATCGGCTCCAGTCCGCGGGCATCGACGTCACCGACACCGCCAGCGGTCCCGAATGGGCCCTCGGCGCACCGCAATCCGGAAAGGCCAAATGATGGCAGGCAATTCGCAGCGCCGAGGTGCGGTTCGCAAGAGCGGTAGCAAGAAAGGCGCCGTGGTCGGCTCCGGCGGCAAGCGCAGGCGCGGGCTGGAGGGGCGTGGCGCGACTCCGCCCGCCGAGATGCGCACCAAGCATCCCGCCGCCAAGCGAGCGGCGGTGAAAGCCAAGAGCGCGCAGGCTCGTTCGTCCGCGCGCGGCGGGGCCAGGCCCGCGGGACGCAAGAGCGATGACGGTCCGGAGTTGGTGCTCGGGCGCAATCCGGTGGTCGAGTGCCTGCGTGCGGGTGTGCCCGCGACGGCGCTGTACGTCGCGGTGGGCACCGAGAACGACGACCGGTTGACCGAGAGCGTGCGGTTGGCCGCCGACACGGGCATCTCGATCCTGGAGGTGCCGCGCACCGACCTGGATCGAATGAGTTCCAATGGATTGCACCAGGGCGTCGCTCTTCAGGTGCCGCCGTACCGCTACGCCCACCCGGACGACCTGCTCGACCGGGCACGTGGTTCCGCGGAGCCCGCGCTGCTGGTCGCGCTGGACAATATCTCCGATCCGCGCAACCTCGGTGCGGTGGTGCGTTCCGTGGCGGCCTTCGGTGGGCACGGCGTCCTGATTCCGCAGCGGCGCAGCGCGAGCGTCACCGCGGTCGCCTGGCGTACCAGCGCGGGCGCCGCCGCTCGGCTCCCGGTCGCCCGCGCGACGAATCTCACGCGCACACTGAAGGATTGGGCGGCTCAGGGAGTTCAGATCGTCGGCTTGGACGCGGGTGGCGACACCACCTTGGACGACTTCGACGGCCGCGAGCCGATCGTGATCGTGGTCGGCTCGGAGGGCAAGGGCCTTTCCCGCCTGGTCCGGGAGTCGTGTGACTCGATCTTGTCGATTCCGATGGCGGGCCCGGTGGAATCGCTGAACGCGTCGGTCGCCGCCGGAGTGGTGCTCTCCGAAGTCGCCCGGCAACGCCGCGCCTGAGGACGTTGCGCCGCTCGTCCGGCCTGCCTGCCGTCGACCGCGGGAGCGTGTGCTGCCTGCCGACGGCGGCGATGGCCAGGTGCGAGCCGCTCTCGGGGACCCCATGCCCTGTTCCCTTGCGCGACAACTTGTTTCGCAGGAACGCGGGTAACTCACCGCGTGGTCCTAGAACCGGATCGGGCGCCGAACCCAAGACCTGCAAGGGAATCCGGCGATACCCGACTCGTATGGCCTAAAGACCCGGAGAGGCGGACGAGCCCAGTAGAATTCGGCTGGTGGTGATACCCAATCAGCCCATCGGTTCGCCGGTCGAGCATCCGAACGCGACGGCGGTCTTGTTTCTCGGCGCGGTGAGCGTCTTCTGCTGCGGCGTGCTGGGGCCGGTGGCGTGGGCAATGGGGCGGCGCGCGCTCGACCAGATCGAGGAATCCGGCGGTGCGCTCGGTGGTCGCGCCCAGGTGATGGTCGGCTACATCCTCGGCGTCGTCGGCACCGTTCTGATGATCATCTTCGCGGTGCTGTTCCTGCTCATTCTCCTCGGCGGCAACGCCTGAGCCGCGCAGCCGGACGGAGGCCGTCCACCGCGGTCGAGACAGTCGCACAGCGGGCGAGTGCGGCGCGACTGCGCCGAAGCTCCGCGCCGGGCCGAGTGCCTAATCCAGGCTGGGCCGCTCGCGGTCCGCGGCATCCCAGGCGGGCCATTCCGTGCTGACGCTGCCGGACCAGCTGGGCTGTCTGCGATCCCGGAAGGCTGCCATGGCCTCGCCGCCGTCGATGCTCTTGGTCGCATGCTGGTTGAGTTCGGTCTCCAGTTGACCGACCACGGTGGGGCTCATTCCGAGCCCCTCCCAGAGCAGCCGCTTGGATAGCGCCACCGGTAGCGGGGCCGAGCCGTTCGCGATGTCGTGCGCAACGGCGAGGGCGGTCGGTAACACCTCGCTCGCGGGCAGCGAGCTGTTGGCCAAGCCCATCGCTTTGGCTTCGTCACCATCGAACGTGCGCCCGGTCAGCATGATGTCGGCGGCGTTGGCCATGCCGACGAGCCTGGGTAGCGTCCAGTGCGCGTAGCCGTCGGCCACGACGCCGCGGCGGACCTGGTTCAGCCCGTACACCGCGTCGCGCGCCAGGTATCGCAGGTCGCATTGCAGGGCCAGCGCCAAGCCGATGCCCACCGCGTGGCCGTTCACGGCCGCGATCACCGGTTTGCGCACTCGCCACGGAGGCGGGTCGATCGTGGCGCTGACCTCCCCGACTCGATTGGATAGGTCCGCTCCCGCGCAGAACGCGGGCGGGGTGCCGGTGACGATCACGGCACGGATGGCGTCTTCCGCATCGCAGCGTTGCAATGCGGCGCCCATCGTGGGAGTGAACGCGTTCTGCTGCGCGGGCCGGTTGAGCGTGAGCACGGCGACGCCCCGGGAGACATCGACGTGCAGTTCCGAACTCATGCCTCAGGATGTTAGCCGACGGACGCGGACCTGACGTGGGGCCGAAAGTCTTCCGCTATCCGCGCAGGACCTTTCGCCCGATGGCGTACTTGTGCACCTCGGTCGGCCCGTCGTAGAGCCGGAAGGCGCGCATGTCCCGGAAGATCATCTCGACCACCGTCTCGTCGCTGATGCCGATGCCGCCGAGCACCTGTACACACCGGTCGGCGACCTTGAACAGTTCCTCGGAGACGAACGACTTGGCGATCGAGCTCTCGTGCCGCGCCTTCGCCCCGTTGTCCATCAGCCAGCAGGCGTGCCAGATGGTCAGCCTGCACTGGTGCAGCGCGATCTCGTTATCGGCCAGCATGAACGACACGCCCTCGTGTTCGCCGATCGGCTTGCCGAACGCGGTGCGGGTGCGCGCGTGCTCGACCGCGATGCTCTGGGCGCGTTCGGCGGCGCCGAGCCAGCGCATGCAATGGGTCAAGCGGGCCGGGGCGAGCCGGAGCTGGGCGTAGCGCAGCGCCTGGCCCGCCTCGCCGAGCAGCGCCTCCCTGGGCAGGACCAGGTTGTCGAAGCGGACAACACCGTGCCCGGCGACGTAGTTGCGGTCCATCGTGTTCATCGTGCGTTCGATGACGATGCCGGGCTGATCGCCGTCGGTGAGGAACAGCGTGGGCCCCTCGGGCAAGTGCGGGTTGGCGGCCAAACGCGCCATGATGATCCAAGTCTTCGCGCCGTTGGCGCCGGTGATCAGCCATTTGCGCCCGTTGACGGTGAAGTTCTCGCCGTCGAAGGTCGCTTCGGTGGTCAGCTGGGCGGGGTCGGAGCCGGCGCCGTCGGGCTCGGTCATGGCGAAGACCGAGCGCTGGTGGCCCGCGACCACCGGGGCCAGATGACGCCGCACCTGGTCGGGGTCGGCCACCTTGGACAGCAGGAACATGTTGCCCTCGTCGGGCGCC
Encoded here:
- a CDS encoding enoyl-CoA hydratase/isomerase family protein, giving the protein MSSELHVDVSRGVAVLTLNRPAQQNAFTPTMGAALQRCDAEDAIRAVIVTGTPPAFCAGADLSNRVGEVSATIDPPPWRVRKPVIAAVNGHAVGIGLALALQCDLRYLARDAVYGLNQVRRGVVADGYAHWTLPRLVGMANAADIMLTGRTFDGDEAKAMGLANSSLPASEVLPTALAVAHDIANGSAPLPVALSKRLLWEGLGMSPTVVGQLETELNQHATKSIDGGEAMAAFRDRRQPSWSGSVSTEWPAWDAADRERPSLD
- a CDS encoding acyl-CoA dehydrogenase family protein; this translates as MIDFAIPAELAAERDRVRRFVIDKIVPYERDPRLTAHGPTDELRQELVELARAEKLLTVQAPEALGGRGLTHVEQAVIYEAAGWSTLGPVAMNCAAPDEGNMFLLSKVADPDQVRRHLAPVVAGHQRSVFAMTEPDGAGSDPAQLTTEATFDGENFTVNGRKWLITGANGAKTWIIMARLAANPHLPEGPTLFLTDGDQPGIVIERTMNTMDRNYVAGHGVVRFDNLVLPREALLGEAGQALRYAQLRLAPARLTHCMRWLGAAERAQSIAVEHARTRTAFGKPIGEHEGVSFMLADNEIALHQCRLTIWHACWLMDNGAKARHESSIAKSFVSEELFKVADRCVQVLGGIGISDETVVEMIFRDMRAFRLYDGPTEVHKYAIGRKVLRG